Part of the Ammospiza caudacuta isolate bAmmCau1 chromosome 3, bAmmCau1.pri, whole genome shotgun sequence genome, GTTTGTCTTCAATCTGACCTCTGTGGCAGATGGGGTACAGAATTGATAGTTCTGAGCTGATCGTTCTCCTAGCTGGTACCAAGCAAAATCTCAGTTGTCAAAAGAATTAAAAGACTCACACAGGAATTATTCAAAAATTGAATTcacttttaattttgaattaataatatttttatcctTTAGCAAGAGGTATTTACAACACCCTGCTAAAACAGTGCAAAGCCACAGTGTGTTGGGCCTACCTAGGGCTATGATTTAAGAGTACAAATTCAGTGCAGAAGTAGCTGGGCCTGCAATTACTCCTACCCAGCCCCACCTCCTGGGTTGAGCTACAGGCACCTGTGtctttcagctgctcctcacatcTCCcaggagcctggcacagggcagtcCAGCTccttcacagcccaggctggaagagAAAGGCAGCCACAGAAGGCAGTTTAAAGATACTGTAAGCTCATCAATgctgattgattgattgattgattgattgattgattgatgcACTCATGCAAGTTAGGTCCTGCCAGACTGCTCTCTGTTCTTTATGTGAGGAACTTCATACTCACAGCAACTCAAATTTTACTGctgccataaaaaaaaaacctttcataACAATTTTACTGTTACTAGGTACGTTGGTAGTTGTGAGGTCTATTTTTCAATCTCAAAGCAAGAGTCAAAAATACTACAGAATATGTTTCAGAAGATACTCAAGCACTCTTCATGCTACTTTCTTAGCCTagctgaacaaaaaaaaaaaaaaacagcccaaaatctGTTGGTCCCCATGGCAGTATacactgtatttttctttctgtccttgCTCACATCTGGTCAACAATAAAATCTAATTACATGGATTACAGCAGACTAAGTAAGCCCTGTACATGTGCTAAGCTAAAAGTAATTACCCTCCTGTTTCTTAGGGAAGTTattcccctttctttttccagagTTGCTCTTTCTCTACTTTGTCAACAAACTGCAGAATATCTTTGGCAAGAAGTTCAGGTTCCTCCAAAGCTGCGAAGTGGCCACCCCGAGGCATGAAGTGGAAGGAGACAATGTTGGTGTATTTCTTCTTGGCCCAAGCCTGGGGTATGTGCAGGATTTCATTAGGGAAGGCAGCAATGCCAGTGGGTACCTGTACTGTGAGTCTGAGGGAGGAGAGAGAACATTGTCATCTTCCAAACACTTAAATCTGCAACAAATCAAAAGTCCCAAGGAAATGGTCCTGAGCAGTTGGGCACACTCTTATTAGGCATTAAAAATTGGACTTCCAGATCCTAAAACTGAAGACAACACTGTAATTCCTGAGGGAAAAAcctctattttattttgcatacaGTGATATTAAGGCAGTTTTGCAGGGGATCCAGGGCATGAGGCTCAGAAgcaaggaaagggagaggagagcCCTAGGAAGTGGTGGGCAGCAGATTTCCTCTTGCTGCACACAGGGCTCAAATTGATGGGCAAGCACACAATTTGATAAGAGCTGGAGAGAGATTTACAGAGGAGATAACCACTCAAATATACTAAGCCTGGCAGGACAACTGGAGGGTAGGCAGGAGAATAATTACTTAATGGGAGGGAGAAGAGAGGAATACTGATAATCTAGACTAGCTCAGAAGCAACATTTCTATATGTAGGACTATACCTTGTAAATTGACTCTTGCTTTTAACTGGCACAAATGCACACTATAAAACATTCTTCACATTAGGAAGTGTAAGGAAGCAACTGGATTTGAGGGGTGTGAATGATCTGTGCTTGTTCTAAGAGCCACATTTTCTAGGTTTGAATATCCCATACACATAAACTGCCTTGTCAGAAGTGACAAACTTTAAAATGTGGATACAAAAAGTGTTGGGCATGTAGCCACTGGAGGGCTGAGGTCAGAACTTGTCACAAGACTCTGAGGCTCTGTCCTCTGGGCACTTAGAAGCTCACACAGCTCATCCAATGCAGGCAGAACCAGAGCAACACACTGCCCACAGCATAGCCACAACAGCTTCAGGAACTGAGTCAGCTTCCTGGGAGCATCATTTCACAGCTAAATAAATAGCATGGCACTAAGCTGGGGGTGCAAATACCTCAGGGCAGGTTTAAGCCTTCACTCATGCAACCAAGCTGCTGCCTGAAGagtctgagcagcagcaggcacatcAGTCTCACTGACTTCTCaaggatgcaggcaaagtgtgTCCAGAAAAGTACTAAAACTACAACCAACTAAATTAACAAAACTGACTGTGTGACTCAGTCACAGACTGATTTAGTAACTGAAATAAAATCGGGAAGTAGATGGCTACACCATGAATGGGAGGCCCTCGAGCAGTGCCTCCAGTCAGATCTCCTCACTGAGGGCTCAGGATTCCTGCCTAAGCACCGTGTTTTGCAAGCACAGCACAGTACCTCAACAGCCTGGCATGTCTTGCAGAGGAGTACTGTGAGAGAACAGTGTTTTTCCTCAGCGTTCAGGAATCTATAAGGCATGCaactgtaaaattaaaatattaaaagagaAGGCACACTTACTTTTCATGTTTCTGCGTGCCTATCCCCttctgcaggttttccttgtagAAACGCATGGAGGAGACAATGCAGCCTGACACCCAGTAGATCATGATATTGCTGAGCAGGTCATCCAGGCTAAACTTCCTGGAAAGGCAAGCCCAAGAGATTGCTTAATTagaactgaaaattaatttgcagGGACTTGACTTTGGTTTGGTTGTAAGGGGAAAAATATATGGGAAATAAATAGTGGTTAAGAGTGGAGAGGTGAAGTTATCACTCCCCCTCTGTCTGCCAGTGACCAATTAAGGATGCTAAAGGCTGTCAGACACAAACTGGGATGTCACATTTTAACTCCTACATGGAAGGGAGATTCTGTAGCAGCCATAtattctggaaaaatccctttgcccaggattcttctcctgggaagctgagaagcctcagagaaaaaggaaaacaattcttatctcatttgcttctcgtgtgttttgctgctttggaatgtgtttggagatggTTTATCCAACAGAtggttgtttcattggtttcatgtgaattgttttgacttaatgatcAATCAGGGTcaagctgtgtcaaggctctggaaagagtcacgagtttttctttagtatctttttagccttctctCTATGTCCTtttagtattctttagtatagtttggtattctttaatatattctagtattataaaataataaattagccttctaagaacatggagtcagattcatcatttcctcccGTTGtctgggaagggaggaaatgATGAAGGGAGGAAATGAATGAATACAAGAGATAGAAAACAAATACAAGATATAAAGCAAATACAAGAGGTTCCAACAAGCACCTTATGCTCCAGCATGGCTGTCTCTCCTGCCCACAGACTGGGAGGGTGGGAGCAGACAGCACATGCAGCAGCTTGTGCCATTTATTAATGATAATCTGAAATGCTACTGTGAGCCCTCAACAGAGCCCTGACACACCAACATGTGCTGTAAACAGTGCATGTTTCATATAAAGTTATTAGCTGTATGCAGGGCAAACATTCCATGCAAATCTGCTTTCCATAGCATGTCCCCTCTCTCCATTCCTGCCAGGTAGTTCTCAAAGGGGATTTCAGCTCTGGTTTCTGCTGCCCACTAGACATAATCCTCTATTAGCAAATGGTAGGTAGATGAAGCTGTAACAATCAATCCAAAGCCAATCCACAGGGAGTTAATTGTTAGTATTACAACGAATCATGAGCTGCCAGCACCTTAATGTGGGTTAAACTTTTGGATTTTGTGTCCTAATGAGATTCTTCCCCATAAGTCAGTGTTTAATATCCTGGGGTTGCAGGGTGTATTTCTTTCCTAGGAGGTGGAAGTGGGAAGGGAATCCCTCAGCCTGCATGGCCTGTTTGCCTCTCTGTGTGCAGCACCAGCTGTGGTCACTCCAGGCTCCCTGAGGGGTGAGGTGACCACTTCAGACAAACCTCCTCAGCTGTGACCCTGGGCTCAGTTACCCCATGCAAAATGGAGAAAGGGCTCACCTCTCTAGTCCTCCATCCTCTAGATTCCGGAATTCCATATCAGTCCACGAGGAAAACTTCTCCAAGATGTATGCAGCCAGTCCCACAGGGGAGTCATTCAAACCACAGCCTGTAAAGGAGGAGGGAAATTTACCTGTAACTGATATCCAACTACACAACTCTTAGAGAAGCTGCCTGTTATAATACAGGGGATATAACTTTACAAAGCTGTTCCATCAGCTGCTgtcttaaataaataaaataatacaatgAGCTGGAGCCATTTAATGCCAAATCATAAACTGGAAGTGTCTGCAAATGAGCAGGCTCCACATTAGCTCACACTGAACATTTTTTGAACTGATGTAACAGTATTGGATTTctgctggcttttctttttttctggtaagCTAATAAGATTAAGCTCTATGTGCCAAGGAGGGTTTGCTTCCATTAATCTGGAAGTTGTCATGTATTAAACAGCATTACAGAGCCAAACCCCACATGCCTACACATGACCAGGAGGATTTGCAGCATTATCTAAcagcaaaaacattttaaggATTATTAGACAGTCATTAAGGAACAGCAAGGCTCTGCTAAATGGTCCATCTTCTGAATTAGCAACAGCAAACTGCCTTCATGTAGAACAAGCCTTCCTACAGATTTTATAGTTTGCTTTTCTTGGACAGAAAGAACACACCTGCACTTGGAACTTTGATCCCACATCCTAGTGCTGTGAAATACAGGGACTGTAAACtgtcccagcttctcaggaaaacGTGAGGAAAGGGAACAGCAAGTTCCTTGGGAACAGCTTTGAAGttgaatttgggaatttggtgGAATTTGAAGTTCCACCCTTGCAACCCAGCCTTCCAGGAAGGTGCCTAACACTGCAGCTGGCACAAGTTCACCGGTAACTGCTATTTAAACATGACACTGGGATTTCAACTATTAAGCAATCACTATTGATAAGTGGAATAGCAAGTGTTTGAAAAAGTTCTGTTGAGCACTTTCCAGATGTGCTGGGCATGACAAGCCTGTTCTCAGCTGCTCACTGTGAGTAGAGTGCATCTGTTTACATAGAGAAAAAGTGACACTGATCCTCAGAGCAGGTAGAATGTAGGCATTTCTGCCAGAAATTCATTCAGAGTGCTTTTCCCCTTTTAGGAACCTGCCACTGCCCTGATCCTCCTTCTTTGTCCTTAGGAGAACTGCAGAAATGCTCCAGCTCCCAAAGCATGAACTGGCTGCTGGTTCCCAGTCTGCTCTGACAGACCACACCTGGCTGGTAAGGATAAGAATCAGCCAAAATTCTGATTGAGAAGGAGCATGGCTTAAGCATCTTTCAGATATCAGCTTCCCTCTCTTTCCTAAAGCACAAAAGAATGGCAATTTTTAGGAACCAAAACTCAACAGAagcaaaatttttttaaatccataCAATTATCCTTTTGCCTACACATTTTAAGAACATACCTGCCTCTGTAGGTAAGCTTATGGAAGACCATTAAGAAATATTTCCCTTAgctatattttaaataaaatccatcAGTGAATTGCTGCTGCACCAAGCTAAAAGGTAGTCAGTACTCTTGACTCAGTTGTCCAATTCAGTCacaaaagatgtttttaaaatagaaacacTTAAGACTCAGATACTTAAAGCAGTTAAGCCATCTGAGTGACTAGCTCATGTAGAAAGAACATTCACagctacaattttttttcccttgaaagtCTGCAAGTAATTTAGAGCAATGAGTGAAAGTGAAATTTGATTTTACTTCTCAGGTATTACTTATCACTATAATAAATAAGCTGCATTGTGTGCTGAGACAGCTAAAAGCTTCTTGTAGTTTACATTACTTGAATGTGATCCATTCTCCGAGAAGAAATTATCTTttgctctcagcagagctgcatttGAAATGGAATTACAGTCCCCAGTGATAGCAGAAGTGGAAAAATATGAAACAAtctattttatttatgaaaattgGAAAATTAGGTCAGTGGAACTTGGAGCATGCTCAGTTTGGATGTGCAGATACACTGCAAAACCCCCCtattttctgcatattttaaGCAGTACATTTTGTTTCTATGAAAGTACAACTAAAGTGAAGAGATTTTAGGTATCCCAAGCTCAAAAAAGGTTGTGgggttatttttgtttgttttaccgACAGTATCTGGTTTTGTAGCCTGTATGTGAGCATAGCCAAACTCAGACAAGATCTTGTAGAGCCATTTCTTCAAGAAGGGGAACATCCTCCTGACATCTTCATCCTGGAATCCAAAGAGCCCTGGGAAGTACCGgcccagcaggatggagagcAGGTGAGGGAGCCCCAGCTTCGAAACCAGGACCATGTTTAAATGGAGACCTTTCACATGgctaaaaggcaaaaaaaaacccacacacaaaTTAACAAAAAGTTAACAAAAGTTCAAAGTTGGTGTATTTAGAATCATAGATtatcctgagttggaaaggacccacaaggatcatccaagtccagctcctggccctccACAGGGcagccccaaaaatcacaccatgtgcctgagagtgttgcCCAAACgcttcttgaactctgccaggcttggtgctgtgacctgTAACATTTAAAATGTTACTAACAGGAATGAACATACTTGAATTCCAGCCTGTTAATTACATCATGACCTCAGCTGCCCTTTGTAGTGTGGCTTTTCACACAAAAATGACAAGTCAAAGGGACAACTCTCAGTAATCAGCACACACtaatcctcctttttttttctttaaaagtacTTGTCCCTCTCCAGACTTTTTGTAGTGAGGCCACTATCAAAATGCTGCACAACTGTTGACAGAAAAAACATTGAATATAAACTAAAGTTATGTCATTTTGGATCTTTGCTTAACACTGAGCACCAAAGGGAGAACCTACTTATTGTATTATCTGGGTGCCCCGATGTAGggaggaatgatgcatctgactccatgttctcagaaggttaatttattattttatgatactatattatattaaagaatactatactaaaggatacagaaaggatacttacagaaggctgtaaagataataataaaaactcatgactctccccagagccccaacacagcttggcattaattggccaatgagtgaaaaTAACTCACGGcagaaacaatcacctgtgagtaaacaatctccaaacacattccacatgtgagcacaacacaggagaagcaaatgagataagaattgtttttctttttctcagaggattctcagcttcccaggagaaaaatcctgggcaaaagggtttttcagaaaatatgaatgcCACACAGCAAGGACTTGGGCAGGAGCTCCCAAGTGCACAGGAGATAACTATTCACTAATCAGACTAAAAGAGCTGCACCAAGGGGGTACTTACCTGGGAGCTATCTGGGCCAGGTTGGTGCAGATGACACAGCCAGCATCACCACCCTGGGTGTAGAACTCATTGAATCCCAGTCTAAGCATCAATTCATAAAATACAGAAGCAGCACTCACGGAATTGAAGTCtgcatttaaagaaaagaacacTTTTGTTGCATTAATTCCACCCACACTTCTGACCCTGCAGCACTGATTCTCCACATCAAGGCAATGTTCAAGCTCCTCAAAAGCTACAAGTCCCTTTCTCCTTGCCTGACTGTTTGCAAGCCCTTGCTCAGCATCCAAGCACAGAGAGCAAGCAGAATCCATGAGGAGAACAAACTCCAGGCTTTGTTGCAGACATCTCCACTGCTCTGAAGGCTGACCACGaaaattgtgggtttttttaataaaatccaTCAGTGAATTGCTGCTGCACCAAACTAAAATGTACTCAGTACTCTTAACTCAGTTGTCCAATTCAGTCataaaagatgtttttaaaatagaatacTCAGATACTTAAAGCAGATACTTAAAGCcagggaagcagagaaaagcaaacccaactgccactgtcacattttttgaaaaatccctttgccaggatttcttcttctgggaagctgagaagcctcagagaagaatgaaaacaataattatctgattgcttctcctgtgttttgctgctttggaatggggttggagattgtttatccaacatgaGAATcgtttttacttaatgaccaatcacagtcaggtTGTGTCGGGACACTGAAAGCAGTCAGGAGTTTTtaattagtatcttgttaagctTTCTGTCTGAATCCTTtaattagtatcttgttaagctttctgtctgtatcctttctctattctttaatatacttttagtatagtattcttcaatataatataataccataaagtaataaattagcctaCTAAGAACaaggagtcagattctcaattcctccttcatcctggcGACCCAGCAAATACCACATCCAACCTTCTCCACATCTGCACATGCAATTAAATACTAAACTCAGTGTCATTTTAAACACCACCTCCTCAATTTGCTGCAGTTTGTGTTTGTATAACTCAGAGCACAAGCTGAGCAAGCAGGTATTtggctgcaatctgccatgTGGACACCAGAACTGCTTTGTTTCAACTCTTCCTTCTCAATGCTGTTGAATATGGGTGCAAAACACCAAAAAGgaacagtaataaaataaatttccccTGCCTGCTCACTCACAGACAGTTCATGGATGCAATTACAACTCTTGAGTTGTAACTTCATTGCTCCAGGAACTAGTCAGTGATGTCACCTGAAGTCACCCCCTTATGTCCCTTGTCCCACACACAGGATCTCTGTTTCCTCACTGGGAAAACAAGAAGTGTGGAGCAGGAGTTGCTGTTCTGCTAACAGAAGAGTTACAGTCTCAATGTGAGGCTGGGCTTGTGGGGGTTCAGTTTCTTCTCCTGTGTCATACCTTGCTTGTGGGGTGCTTCTGAGAAACCATAACCAGGGATGGATGGGCAAATGACTTCAAAGATGTGCTCATCCCCGAGGCCGTGGCTTGCAGGATCCGTCAGCAGGGGGATGATTTTGTAAAACTCGTAGAATGAGCCAGGCCAGCCATGAACCATCAATAGTGGCTTTGCAGCCTGGCCTTCAGGCAAATGAGGAGGCTTTACATGAACAAAATGGATATCAATGCCTGTAAAAGGAAAATCATTAATTAGCACAGCCAAATTTACCGTGACACTGAAACTAATCACAGAACAGATTAGGAATAAagctttttcctgtcttttttttttttttggtgagcaTGCAAACACACTGCACTTCTCTGGATACATTTATCCAAGGACCTTAAAGTACTTCATAATGGGCAATTAAGCACCACAGCAGCCAAATGGGGTTGgctatttctgttttaaaataaatgggcAAATTAAGACATAGGAGTGAAGCAATCTTCCAACGGTAACACAGTGACTCACCCAGCTTGCAGGCAGAGGAGACAATTACATCATTTAGTCCAAGTGCCCTTAAATTTTACCCAAATGTCCCTACATGGCACGGGAGAAGCTTCAGTCAGCcagagatttttcttcctgaaaggCCTGCAATTGCAGCTTGAAGGCACCAAGAGATAGGGAATCCATCACAAGGTGCAGCTGTTTGTCTGGGGGCATGAATCACTTTCCTCATTTTGTGCATGCCTTACTTTCCATTTGAATATGTCTGGCTTCTGTCCCCAGCCACTGACTCTAAATGCTGcacaaaaggaattttttaagcCTTCACTAAATATTCTCTGTCTGTGGAAGCCTCCTGTAATCAGGTCACACCATCTTAACTGCTGATAAACCAATCACGCCAAATTGAGGATTTGAAATTACCTCCTAAAAGAGAGTAAAAGTGTTCATTTTTGTAGTTCTTTCCCACCCTTTGTCCAAAGCTTTCAGTATCTCTAAGTGAATAAACCAAACCAGGAACCTCTGTTCTAGTACCAGTCTCCAGTTTGACCAGTAAAAGGTAAAATCAGCAGTGTAGTTTCCATTTTAAAAGCTTCACACAGCATTGCACCACCTGCTTCAGGTGAGCTGCTCTCGCTCAAACTAACTCAGGGCTTTGTTTTCCAGGAAACAGGAATTTGTTCCCTGAATTCCTCATTTCTGGGTGTATTTAAGGTTGTTTTACTCACATCAACTCCAGCTCACCAGCAATCCCACCATCTTTCACTGACTTGAGATTTCCCCATCCTTGACACTTCTGTGAATCTCTGCACTCTCTGAAAAGCTTTCAAGTGATGACAGAAGGTAGGAATCTGATACACAGCATGTTTGACCTTGTCTTTTCATATCTGCTCTCTGTAAtctttcccagccctgagatTTCCCTTCCATTGCTATACATAGTGCATTGTCCTTAgctgcttctccctttcttgTCTCAGATGGGgcttctttcttctttgttcCAAGGAAgcctttctggttttatttttttcagcactAACCATCATTTAAATAAGTACTTTAAGCTCTAACCACTATGTAGCACCATTTATTGTCCCAAATCCATTTAAAATACCATGGCAAACTGCACCTTTAGAAATAACACACAATTATGGGTGCaagtaaaaacagaacaaaataccTGTTAAGGTTAAATTTTGCCATCATGGGAGACAATTGCCTGCTGAGCTCTAGACCTACAACTGGACCCAAGCACCACCCCAAATCAGGCACTTTAAAAAGCCCAGCCTGACCAAGGTCCAGCACCAGCACACCTTGGCTGAATGAACTCTTTGGAAAGAATGAATGAAGAGAAACCATTCCCTCACAGCTGGCAGCACATCAACCCCAGGGGAGAGGCATTGTGCTCTCCTGggcctgggaatgctggaagAGGTGCAGCAGGGCACatctgccctgccaggctgaggAGGGCTGCCAGGCTGATGCTTcactgtgacagcagcagctgggcagctccaCAGAGCACGAGGAGACATCTGTGGCAGTTTTTGCATGGCTGCATGCAAGGCAGGGAACATGTGTACAGCTTAAGATCCTCTTCTGCTCCCAAACACTCGTGCTTGGCTCCTGCTAACACCAGCTGACAGGCTGCTCATGCACAGGGAATTCCATTTGTCATTCCTTGTCCTGAAGGCTCCAGTTACAGCCAAGGAGttccctgctccttcagcagtGATGCCAAGGATCCAGACTatggcagccagggagggaaGGCCAGAGCCTTCTTCTCTTCCTTGCAGACAAATTTATCTATTGCAGACAAATCTATTTGTCTATTGCAGATTTCTCTTGCAGAAAAATTTATCTATTGCTGGTTATATTTTaaggggaaaagcagcacaCCTTGAATCTTTGTTTTGAATTGTGGGTACTTGTTGAGGACTTCAACTTGTTTCTTCCAATTGAACTGGTTTTTCCAGTAGGACACCACCTTCCTGAGGTGCACTGAGTTGGTTCCATAATGAAAGCAGCTGTTCTCCAGTGGCTCAGTGAATCGAGCCTGGTCCAGTCTCCTAAACAAATCCTACAGGGAAAGAGAGGGAAGAGACATTAAAAGCCCTTGTGTCTGCTGTCTtgggctgtgtgtgtttctagTTATCCCCACGTGAAATGAGAACTACGGAAATAACATCTCTAATTAGACACCTGTGCCTTTTGCTGATGCTCCATCTGCTGTCccagtattttttcctcctgcaggtggcCTCCTTCCCCTTCCATTTCCAGCTGTTCTCGGCCTTTGTTCTGCAGGGTTGCCTGACCTGAGAACCTCAGAGCTGggcaagctgctctgctggcattgctgTGGCTGCAAGGGGTAACTCCTGCAGCCTTTCCTGGGTGCTTTCCTCACAGTCAATGCATGGATCTGGCCCAAACCTTTTGCTTTCCTGCCCAAACCCAGGGGTGGGAAGTCTTTCACCAGGAAACACTCAGAAGGATTTTGCACAGACAGAAAGTTGGTGAAACCAGACTGAAACTGAAGTTTGCCAATCAGTCACCTTCCCACTGCACTACAGGAGATGTTGGTGGCACAGCAAGATCACTCCAAAATCACTCAGCAGGGAAGGACAGCCAAGAGCTCCTCCCTACTGCAAACAGaaccacagagcagctgaaagACAGGTCTGGAAATCTAATCCTGCTCAATCATTTTAAAGTTAGAAATGATCCATCTTAGTGTCTGCAGTGTAAGGGGAAAGCAGAATGGAGAGCAATGTCTTTTGACATTACTAAGAAGGGTAAGCAAAGTGTTAAAAAACCCAGGCCTTGCTGAGAAATTAGGAATCTATTATAAATTAATAATGTGAGCAATCCCAGGAGTATTGTTTGAACCATGACTCCACAAAGCTCTGTGAAATTGTTCAATCCTTGCCTTAA contains:
- the EPHX1 gene encoding epoxide hydrolase 1 — protein: MLLEVFLLLGTLLIYYFFSKKNEETLPFKDGWWGRGQKPETKEDSSVRPFKVETAEEELSDLFRRLDQARFTEPLENSCFHYGTNSVHLRKVVSYWKNQFNWKKQVEVLNKYPQFKTKIQGIDIHFVHVKPPHLPEGQAAKPLLMVHGWPGSFYEFYKIIPLLTDPASHGLGDEHIFEVICPSIPGYGFSEAPHKQDFNSVSAASVFYELMLRLGFNEFYTQGGDAGCVICTNLAQIAPSHVKGLHLNMVLVSKLGLPHLLSILLGRYFPGLFGFQDEDVRRMFPFLKKWLYKILSEFGYAHIQATKPDTVGCGLNDSPVGLAAYILEKFSSWTDMEFRNLEDGGLERKFSLDDLLSNIMIYWVSGCIVSSMRFYKENLQKGIGTQKHEKLTVQVPTGIAAFPNEILHIPQAWAKKKYTNIVSFHFMPRGGHFAALEEPELLAKDILQFVDKVEKEQLWKKKGE